A single Solidesulfovibrio sp. DNA region contains:
- the rpiB gene encoding ribose 5-phosphate isomerase B, whose translation MPKTVFLGSDHAGVALKAALVAHLQAAGHDVADLGPAEAKSVDYPDFAKLVCRRVLDTPEAAGILVCGTGIGMSMAANRMPGIRAALCVNEYLARMTRLHNDANVLCLGERVVGVGLAAAIADVFLATDFEGGRHRRRVDLIESCGLAAPI comes from the coding sequence ATGCCCAAAACCGTTTTCCTCGGCTCCGACCATGCCGGCGTGGCGCTCAAGGCCGCCCTGGTCGCCCATCTGCAGGCCGCCGGCCACGATGTGGCCGACCTCGGCCCGGCCGAGGCCAAAAGCGTCGACTACCCCGATTTCGCCAAGCTCGTCTGCCGCCGGGTCCTGGACACGCCCGAGGCCGCCGGCATCCTGGTGTGCGGCACGGGCATCGGCATGTCCATGGCCGCCAACCGCATGCCCGGCATCCGGGCCGCCCTGTGCGTCAACGAATACCTGGCCCGCATGACCAGGCTGCACAACGACGCCAACGTGCTGTGCCTGGGCGAGCGCGTCGTCGGCGTGGGCCTGGCCGCCGCCATCGCCGACGTCTTCCTGGCCACGGACTTCGAGGGCGGCCGCCACCGGCGCCGCGTGGACCTCATCGAGTCGTGCGGACTGGCCGCGCCGATCTAA
- the glpX gene encoding class II fructose-bisphosphatase codes for MEAPDRNLGLDLVRVTEAAALSSSRWLGRGDKNAGDQAAVDAMRLSFNTLPIEGIIIIGEGEKDEAPMLYNGERVGSGQGHAVDVAVDPVEGTNLLAYGRPNAISVVGIAPRGSMFNPGPSYYMQKLVVPAQARDVADLDAPVGDNLRKIARALGKDVDDLVVFVLDKPRHKRLIEDIRAVGARIQLHTDGDVAGSLMAVDPDNVVDVMMGTGGTPEGVLSACAIRALGGRLLARLDPQKDDEKLALAEAGIDCNRIFTEETLVASDDTYFAATGISGGTFLDGVQFTGSHAVTHSLVMRGKTGTMRRIETRIRLDKLMEISAVKYD; via the coding sequence ATGGAAGCGCCGGACAGAAATCTCGGCTTGGATCTGGTACGGGTCACGGAAGCGGCGGCGCTGAGTTCCTCGCGCTGGCTGGGGCGCGGCGACAAAAACGCCGGCGACCAGGCCGCCGTGGACGCCATGCGCCTGTCCTTCAACACCCTGCCCATCGAGGGCATCATCATCATCGGCGAGGGCGAGAAGGACGAGGCCCCCATGCTCTATAACGGCGAGCGGGTGGGCAGCGGCCAGGGCCATGCCGTGGACGTGGCCGTGGACCCGGTCGAGGGCACCAACCTGCTGGCCTACGGCCGGCCCAACGCCATCTCCGTGGTCGGCATCGCCCCGCGCGGCTCCATGTTCAACCCCGGGCCCAGCTATTACATGCAAAAGCTGGTCGTGCCGGCCCAGGCCCGCGACGTGGCCGACCTGGACGCCCCGGTCGGCGACAACCTCAGGAAGATCGCCAGGGCGCTCGGCAAGGACGTGGACGACCTGGTGGTCTTCGTCCTGGACAAGCCGCGCCACAAGCGGCTCATCGAGGACATCCGGGCGGTTGGGGCGCGCATCCAGCTCCACACCGACGGCGACGTGGCCGGGTCGCTCATGGCCGTGGACCCGGACAACGTGGTGGACGTCATGATGGGCACGGGCGGCACGCCCGAGGGCGTGCTCTCGGCCTGCGCCATCCGGGCGCTGGGCGGCCGGCTGCTGGCCCGGCTCGACCCCCAGAAAGACGACGAAAAACTGGCCCTGGCCGAGGCCGGCATCGATTGCAACCGCATCTTCACGGAAGAGACGCTGGTGGCCAGCGACGACACCTACTTCGCCGCCACGGGCATCTCCGGCGGCACGTTCCTCGACGGCGTCCAGTTCACCGGCAGCCACGCCGTCACCCACTCCCTGGTCATGCGCGGCAAGACCGGCACCATGCGCCGCATCGAAACGCGCATCCGCCTGGACAAGCTGATGGAAATCAGCGCCGTCAAGTACGATTAG
- a CDS encoding desulfoferrodoxin: protein MAEQLEIYKCELCGNIVEVLHAGGGELVCCGQPMKLFTENTVDAAKEKHVPVIEKTADGYLVKVGAVPHPMEEKHWIEWIELVADGKVYRQFLKPGEKPEATFCIKADKVYAREYCNIHGLWKKD, encoded by the coding sequence ATGGCTGAGCAACTGGAAATCTACAAGTGCGAACTGTGCGGCAATATCGTCGAGGTCCTGCATGCCGGCGGCGGCGAGCTGGTCTGTTGCGGCCAGCCCATGAAGCTTTTCACCGAGAACACCGTGGACGCGGCCAAGGAAAAGCACGTTCCGGTCATCGAGAAGACCGCCGACGGCTACCTGGTCAAGGTCGGCGCCGTGCCGCACCCCATGGAGGAGAAGCACTGGATCGAGTGGATCGAGCTGGTGGCCGACGGCAAGGTCTACCGTCAGTTCCTCAAACCCGGCGAAAAGCCCGAGGCGACCTTCTGCATCAAGGCCGACAAGGTCTATGCCCGCGAGTACTGCAATATCCACGGCCTCTGGAAGAAGGACTAG
- a CDS encoding cytoplasmic protein, whose translation MKKVALFAFRGDLSCFVHVLLNALDFREKDYEVKVVLEGEATRLVAELSKPDNHLHPLFEKTKELGLFAGVCRACSHQLGSQEAAVAEGFTLLDDMHGHPGMAPYVDNGFTVLIF comes from the coding sequence ATGAAAAAGGTGGCGTTGTTCGCCTTTCGGGGCGATCTGTCCTGCTTCGTGCACGTGCTGCTCAACGCCCTGGATTTCCGGGAGAAGGACTACGAAGTGAAGGTGGTGCTGGAGGGCGAGGCGACCAGGCTCGTGGCCGAGCTGTCCAAGCCGGACAACCATCTGCATCCGCTTTTCGAGAAGACCAAGGAACTGGGGCTGTTCGCCGGGGTCTGCCGGGCCTGCTCGCATCAGCTGGGCAGCCAGGAGGCGGCCGTGGCCGAGGGGTTTACCTTGCTCGACGACATGCACGGCCATCCCGGCATGGCCCCTTATGTCGACAACGGCTTCACCGTCCTCATTTTCTAG
- a CDS encoding FlgO family outer membrane protein: protein MTTLRRTLLALALPILLAPLLMGALCGSCPQQKQPQAPQYPELAMALAGDLDRQLVPRLGMYSRDNSRGLYWVVVTTPADINDLTQASPLARLVGQELSTALVALGYNVQEIRKASDIIFSRGQGEFTLTRDARALAVSRATATLVVAATYVVTPDGVRFAVEVIDARNNNIVAASNRTLPVDATVGALAGGGASFVAPTVSTVDPDTFRREMAPYMARHW, encoded by the coding sequence ATGACGACCCTGCGCCGCACCCTCCTCGCCCTGGCTCTGCCCATCCTTTTGGCACCCCTGCTCATGGGCGCCCTTTGCGGCTCCTGTCCGCAGCAAAAGCAGCCCCAGGCGCCGCAATACCCCGAACTGGCCATGGCCCTGGCCGGCGACCTCGACCGCCAGCTCGTGCCGCGCCTGGGCATGTACAGCCGCGACAACAGCCGGGGCCTGTACTGGGTGGTGGTGACCACGCCGGCGGACATAAACGACCTGACCCAGGCCTCGCCCCTGGCCCGACTCGTCGGCCAGGAGCTGTCCACGGCCCTGGTGGCGCTGGGCTACAACGTCCAGGAGATCCGCAAGGCCAGCGACATCATTTTCAGCCGCGGGCAAGGTGAATTCACCCTGACCCGCGACGCCCGGGCCCTGGCCGTGAGCCGGGCCACGGCCACTCTGGTCGTGGCCGCCACCTACGTCGTCACCCCGGACGGCGTGCGCTTCGCCGTGGAGGTCATCGACGCCCGCAACAACAATATCGTGGCCGCGTCCAACCGCACCCTGCCCGTGGACGCCACCGTGGGGGCGCTGGCCGGCGGCGGGGCGTCGTTTGTCGCGCCGACCGTCTCGACCGTCGATCCCGACACGTTTCGCCGGGAAATGGCCCCCTACATGGCCCGGCACTGGTAG
- the tkt gene encoding transketolase, whose product MEDCAAIDVKAVNVVKGLIMDATFKAKSGHPGGAMSSADMAYVLFKDYLRFDPADTGWFARDRFVLSAGHESMLQYALLYLRGVLTMDDLKAFRQFGSRTPGHPENGETPGVECTTGPLGQGFSMAVGMAVAEEMLRARLGADIAGHYTYVLSSDGDVQAPVFFGSAALAGLWGLGRLIVLFDKNKVQLASATSVCDATDHKKLFESLGWHVVEIDGNNHAAIRAALDAARAEKAKPSIIIGNTIIAKGAFSMEGNHEAHGAPFKEAEIQATKKRLGLPEDETFFVPEDVVSHFRARFPALAEGRAAWGKALSQRLADGAFAALWGEATRPRGERALSWPVFDPAKAVATRSAWGACLNGLIDQLPLFVGGSADLDPSNMTEKFRDTTGIFGKQNRLGRALCFGVREFPMAAITNGIALHGGLTAFSATFLIFSDYARNALRMAALQHAPALHVFTHDSFYVGEDGPTHEPIEQASSLRLIPNMLVMRPADANETAACLETALAQAARPTCLLLTRQNLPILDPAAYPGLKEGVAAGGYVLDEAPGGKPDMVLLASGSEVSLAQAAAKLLPEIAIRVVSLPCLELFNEQPEAYKKAVLPPEVPFRFAVEAGRPELWCQYTGSLDRVFGIAHFGASAPAGKLAEAYGFTPENLAAKIKAAYAGK is encoded by the coding sequence ATGGAAGATTGCGCCGCCATCGACGTCAAGGCCGTAAACGTCGTCAAGGGCCTGATCATGGACGCCACCTTCAAGGCCAAGTCCGGCCATCCGGGCGGCGCCATGTCCTCGGCCGACATGGCCTACGTCCTGTTCAAGGACTACCTGCGCTTCGACCCGGCCGACACGGGCTGGTTTGCCCGCGACCGGTTCGTGCTCTCGGCCGGCCACGAGTCCATGCTGCAATACGCCCTGCTTTACCTTCGCGGCGTGCTGACCATGGACGACCTCAAGGCCTTCCGCCAGTTCGGCAGCCGCACCCCCGGCCATCCGGAAAACGGCGAAACCCCGGGCGTGGAATGCACCACCGGCCCCCTGGGCCAGGGCTTTTCCATGGCCGTGGGCATGGCCGTGGCCGAGGAGATGCTGCGCGCCCGCCTGGGCGCGGACATCGCCGGCCATTACACCTATGTGCTGTCCTCGGACGGCGACGTCCAGGCCCCGGTCTTTTTCGGCTCGGCCGCCCTGGCCGGCCTGTGGGGCCTGGGCCGGCTGATCGTGCTGTTCGACAAAAACAAGGTCCAGCTGGCCAGCGCCACCAGCGTGTGCGACGCCACGGACCACAAGAAGCTCTTCGAAAGCCTGGGCTGGCACGTGGTGGAGATCGACGGCAACAACCACGCCGCCATCCGCGCCGCCCTGGACGCGGCCAGGGCCGAGAAGGCCAAGCCCTCCATCATCATCGGCAACACCATCATCGCCAAGGGCGCCTTCTCCATGGAGGGCAACCACGAGGCCCACGGCGCGCCCTTCAAGGAAGCCGAAATCCAGGCCACCAAAAAGCGCCTGGGCCTGCCCGAGGACGAAACCTTTTTCGTGCCCGAGGACGTGGTATCCCATTTCCGGGCCCGCTTCCCGGCCCTGGCCGAGGGCCGGGCCGCCTGGGGCAAGGCGCTCTCGCAGCGCCTGGCCGATGGCGCCTTCGCCGCCCTGTGGGGCGAGGCGACCAGGCCCAGGGGCGAACGGGCCCTGTCCTGGCCGGTGTTCGACCCGGCCAAGGCCGTGGCCACCCGTTCGGCCTGGGGCGCCTGCTTAAACGGCCTCATCGACCAGCTGCCGCTTTTCGTCGGCGGCTCGGCCGACCTCGACCCGTCCAACATGACCGAGAAATTCCGCGACACCACCGGCATCTTCGGCAAGCAAAACCGCCTGGGCCGGGCGCTGTGCTTCGGCGTGCGCGAATTCCCCATGGCGGCCATCACCAACGGCATCGCCCTGCACGGGGGGCTCACGGCCTTCAGCGCCACGTTCCTGATCTTCTCGGACTACGCCCGAAACGCCCTGCGCATGGCGGCCTTGCAGCACGCCCCGGCCCTGCACGTCTTCACCCACGACTCCTTCTACGTGGGCGAGGACGGCCCCACCCACGAACCCATCGAACAGGCGAGCTCCCTGCGCCTGATCCCCAACATGCTGGTCATGCGCCCGGCCGACGCCAACGAGACCGCCGCCTGCCTGGAGACGGCCCTGGCCCAGGCGGCGCGGCCGACCTGCCTGCTGCTCACCCGCCAGAACCTGCCCATCCTCGACCCGGCCGCTTATCCCGGGCTCAAGGAAGGCGTGGCCGCCGGCGGCTATGTCCTCGACGAAGCCCCGGGCGGCAAGCCCGACATGGTCCTGCTCGCCTCGGGCTCGGAAGTCTCCCTGGCCCAGGCCGCGGCCAAGCTCCTGCCGGAGATCGCCATCCGCGTGGTCAGCCTGCCCTGCCTGGAGCTTTTCAACGAGCAGCCCGAGGCCTACAAAAAGGCCGTGCTGCCGCCGGAGGTGCCCTTCCGCTTCGCCGTGGAAGCCGGGCGGCCGGAACTGTGGTGCCAGTACACCGGCAGCCTCGACCGGGTCTTCGGCATCGCCCACTTCGGCGCCTCGGCTCCGGCCGGCAAGCTGGCCGAAGCCTACGGTTTCACCCCGGAGAACCTGGCCGCCAAGATCAAGGCCGCCTACGCCGGTAAATAG
- a CDS encoding ferritin: protein MLSKTMEKALNDQVHWELYSAYLYVSMATYFEAKGLMGFANWLHVQDQEEKFHAQKFYNYIVERGGRVILQAIEAPPHDWASPLTVFEEALAHEEGVTARIYKLMDLAIEEKDHGTASFLKWFIDEQVEEEASVADVISKLKLVDQTPGGAFMLDKDLAARVFVPPTTGA from the coding sequence ATGTTGTCCAAGACCATGGAAAAGGCCCTCAACGACCAGGTGCACTGGGAACTGTATTCCGCCTACCTCTACGTGTCCATGGCCACCTACTTCGAGGCCAAGGGCCTCATGGGCTTCGCCAACTGGCTGCATGTGCAGGATCAGGAAGAGAAGTTCCACGCCCAGAAGTTCTATAACTACATCGTGGAGCGCGGTGGACGGGTGATCCTGCAGGCCATCGAGGCCCCGCCCCACGACTGGGCCTCGCCCCTGACCGTCTTCGAGGAGGCCCTGGCCCACGAGGAGGGCGTGACCGCCCGCATCTACAAGCTCATGGACCTGGCCATCGAGGAGAAAGACCATGGCACGGCCTCGTTCCTCAAATGGTTCATCGACGAGCAGGTCGAGGAGGAAGCGAGCGTGGCCGACGTGATTTCCAAGCTCAAGCTCGTGGACCAGACACCCGGCGGCGCCTTCATGCTCGACAAGGACCTGGCCGCCCGGGTCTTCGTGCCGCCGACCACCGGCGCCTAG
- a CDS encoding 2-oxoacid:ferredoxin oxidoreductase subunit beta — translation MVTESDYGEFETAWCPGCGNFSIRQAVVRALVELGLPPHKVVFSSGIGQAAKAPHYIRVNTFNGLHGRSLPAATGIKLANPELTVFAESGDGCSYGEGGNHFLAAIRRNIDITAIVHDNQVYGLTKGQASPTTPKGQITKTQPHGAPSNAFNPVAVAVAMGAGFVARGFAGAIDHLAGLIVAGVRHPGFSLIDVLQPCVSFNKVNTFAWYKQRCYELGDDHDPTDPRAAMERANEWGERIPIGVLWRSDRPAFAAGAVAPLAGRETAMGRLREIVDGYA, via the coding sequence ATGGTGACCGAAAGCGACTACGGCGAGTTCGAAACCGCCTGGTGTCCCGGCTGCGGCAACTTTTCCATCCGCCAGGCCGTGGTGCGGGCCCTGGTGGAACTGGGCCTGCCGCCCCACAAGGTGGTCTTTTCCTCGGGCATCGGCCAGGCGGCCAAGGCGCCGCACTACATCCGCGTCAATACGTTCAACGGCCTGCACGGCCGGTCCCTGCCGGCAGCCACCGGCATCAAGCTGGCCAACCCGGAGTTGACCGTGTTCGCCGAATCCGGCGACGGCTGCTCCTACGGCGAGGGCGGCAACCACTTCCTGGCCGCCATCCGGCGCAACATCGACATCACCGCCATCGTCCACGACAACCAGGTCTACGGCCTGACCAAGGGCCAGGCCAGCCCGACCACGCCCAAGGGCCAGATAACCAAGACCCAGCCCCACGGCGCGCCGTCGAACGCCTTCAACCCCGTGGCCGTGGCCGTGGCCATGGGCGCGGGGTTCGTGGCCCGGGGCTTCGCCGGGGCCATCGACCACCTGGCCGGGCTCATCGTGGCCGGGGTGCGGCATCCCGGCTTTTCGCTCATCGACGTGCTCCAGCCCTGCGTGTCGTTTAACAAGGTCAACACCTTCGCCTGGTACAAGCAGCGCTGCTACGAGCTTGGCGACGACCACGACCCCACCGATCCCCGGGCCGCCATGGAGCGGGCCAACGAATGGGGCGAACGCATCCCCATCGGCGTCCTGTGGCGAAGCGACCGCCCGGCCTTCGCCGCCGGCGCCGTGGCCCCGTTGGCCGGGCGGGAGACGGCTATGGGCCGATTGCGGGAAATAGTGGATGGCTATGCGTAG
- a CDS encoding 2-oxoacid:acceptor oxidoreductase subunit alpha yields the protein MGASAINIVIGGEAGQGLVTVGEFLSRALVRAGYAIVVTQDYQSRIRGGHNTFAIRADSGPVTAPTEAIDLLVALSAETLDIHKASLTARGLAVADAAVGLGGLPGLAVPYKELSPRPLYENMAALGVLGALLCLDPAWITGLVREKFASKGEAVVAANTAVFQAALAWAAAQQASFACLPPPPRRGKRLMLHGNEAIALGGLAAGVDFCSFYPMTPGTSVIQACIDHADRLGTVCEQAEDEIAALIMALGASYAGARPLVSTSGGGFALMVEGVSLAGMLETPVTIVVAQRPGPATGLPTRTEQADLDLVLHAGHGEFPRAVFAPGTVEQCFHLAHKAVDTAERFQSPVFLLTDQFLADSYRDVAPFDLDALPPVPRPLTDVADPGGYERYAVTDSGVSPRLVPGLCPATVVCDSDEHTPDGHITEDLAVRRTMQDKRMRKAAGLAAAALPPDVHGDPDGATLLACWGSTLGAALEAAECLRQRGEKAAVLHFGQVWPLVPDAFLPVLARAARTVMVEGNGVGQLARLLRRETGAVFDGLVTRYDGLPFTAAYILERL from the coding sequence ATGGGCGCATCCGCAATCAACATCGTCATCGGCGGCGAGGCCGGCCAGGGCCTCGTGACCGTGGGGGAATTCCTCTCCCGGGCCCTGGTGCGGGCCGGCTACGCCATCGTCGTCACCCAGGACTACCAGTCCCGCATCCGGGGCGGGCACAACACCTTCGCCATCCGCGCGGACAGCGGCCCGGTGACCGCCCCGACCGAGGCCATCGACCTGCTCGTGGCCCTGTCCGCCGAAACCCTGGACATCCACAAGGCAAGCCTCACGGCGCGCGGCCTGGCCGTGGCCGACGCCGCCGTCGGCCTTGGCGGGCTGCCCGGCCTGGCCGTGCCCTACAAGGAACTGAGCCCCAGGCCGCTTTACGAAAACATGGCCGCCCTGGGCGTCCTCGGGGCGCTGCTGTGCCTGGACCCGGCCTGGATCACGGGGCTTGTCCGCGAGAAATTCGCCAGCAAGGGCGAGGCGGTCGTGGCGGCCAACACGGCGGTTTTCCAGGCGGCCCTGGCCTGGGCGGCGGCGCAACAGGCGTCCTTCGCCTGCCTGCCGCCGCCGCCGCGCCGCGGCAAGCGCCTCATGCTCCACGGCAACGAGGCCATCGCCCTGGGCGGCCTGGCCGCGGGCGTCGATTTCTGCTCGTTTTACCCCATGACGCCCGGCACCTCGGTCATCCAGGCCTGCATCGACCATGCCGACCGCCTGGGCACCGTCTGCGAGCAGGCCGAGGACGAGATCGCCGCCCTCATCATGGCCCTGGGCGCCTCCTACGCCGGGGCGCGGCCCCTGGTCTCCACCTCGGGCGGCGGCTTCGCCCTCATGGTCGAGGGCGTGAGCCTCGCCGGCATGCTGGAAACGCCCGTGACCATCGTCGTGGCCCAGCGTCCCGGCCCGGCCACGGGGTTGCCCACCCGCACCGAGCAGGCCGACCTGGACCTGGTGCTCCACGCCGGCCACGGCGAATTCCCGCGCGCCGTCTTCGCGCCCGGCACGGTGGAACAGTGCTTCCACCTGGCCCACAAGGCCGTGGACACGGCCGAACGCTTCCAGTCCCCGGTGTTCCTGCTCACGGACCAGTTTCTCGCCGACAGCTACCGCGACGTGGCCCCCTTCGACCTGGACGCCCTGCCGCCCGTGCCCCGGCCACTGACCGACGTGGCCGATCCCGGCGGCTACGAACGCTACGCCGTGACCGATTCCGGCGTCTCGCCGCGCCTGGTCCCGGGGTTGTGCCCGGCCACGGTCGTGTGCGACAGCGACGAGCACACCCCGGACGGCCACATCACCGAGGACCTGGCCGTGCGCCGGACCATGCAGGACAAGCGCATGCGCAAGGCGGCCGGCCTGGCGGCGGCCGCCCTGCCGCCCGACGTCCACGGCGACCCGGACGGGGCCACGCTGCTCGCCTGCTGGGGCTCGACCCTGGGCGCGGCCCTGGAGGCGGCGGAGTGCCTTCGCCAGCGCGGTGAAAAAGCGGCCGTGCTCCACTTCGGCCAGGTCTGGCCCCTTGTCCCGGACGCCTTCCTGCCGGTGCTGGCCCGGGCCGCGCGCACGGTCATGGTCGAAGGCAACGGCGTCGGCCAGTTGGCCAGGCTGCTCCGCCGCGAGACCGGCGCCGTCTTCGACGGCCTGGTGACGCGCTATGACGGGCTGCCCTTCACGGCGGCCTACATCCTCGAAAGGCTTTAG
- a CDS encoding SagB/ThcOx family dehydrogenase, with protein MRFDLKFFLKDTIRKMVDFSTTPQNRGFVAPPLQEPYPPGAPLLALPGPAGGWPGIADVPLAKAMAARRSRRVFTEAALTPEELGFLLWATQGLRKAPGPAGFRTVPSAGCRHSLETYLAVFRVAGVAPGLYRYLPIEHALLPEGEVENLAAAVSRAAFDQRFVARGAATFFWTTVPERMEWRYAEASYKVIALDAGHVCQNLYLACEAIGAGTCAVAAYDQEACDELLGVDGDREFTIYLAPVGKVAADAKGGES; from the coding sequence ATGCGCTTCGACTTGAAGTTCTTCTTGAAGGATACCATCCGCAAGATGGTGGATTTTTCCACCACGCCGCAAAACCGGGGTTTCGTCGCGCCGCCCTTGCAGGAGCCCTATCCGCCGGGGGCGCCGCTTCTTGCCCTGCCCGGGCCGGCCGGGGGCTGGCCCGGCATCGCGGACGTGCCGCTGGCCAAGGCCATGGCCGCGCGCCGGTCGCGGCGCGTTTTTACCGAGGCGGCGCTGACCCCGGAGGAGCTGGGTTTTCTGCTGTGGGCGACGCAGGGGCTTCGCAAGGCGCCCGGCCCGGCGGGCTTTCGCACGGTGCCCTCGGCCGGCTGCCGCCACAGCCTGGAGACGTACCTGGCCGTGTTCCGGGTGGCGGGGGTGGCGCCGGGGCTTTACCGCTACCTGCCCATCGAGCACGCCCTGCTGCCCGAGGGCGAGGTCGAGAACCTGGCGGCGGCGGTTAGCCGGGCCGCCTTCGACCAGCGGTTCGTGGCCCGGGGGGCGGCGACCTTTTTCTGGACCACCGTGCCGGAGCGCATGGAGTGGCGCTACGCCGAGGCCTCCTACAAGGTCATCGCCCTGGACGCCGGCCATGTCTGCCAGAACCTGTACCTGGCCTGCGAAGCCATCGGCGCCGGCACCTGCGCCGTGGCCGCCTACGACCAGGAGGCCTGCGACGAACTGCTCGGCGTCGACGGCGACAGGGAATTCACCATCTACCTGGCGCCGGTCGGCAAGGTCGCGGCCGACGCAAAGGGAGGCGAGTCATGA
- a CDS encoding tetratricopeptide repeat protein, translating to MPELTKRAITGRLPLLLVLALLPCLLSNSCASSRPARLAYAGKALSPQAEGAYQFLVYQDLLRQGKKDEAAQVLAGLNQSQPSPETAVELANLLWGQNEREAATRTLETAAAAFPDSRQLVLYLASAYQMRRLPDAAVAALERFVTGHPGDAQALRELASLLEESGRHQEALDALSRIPEDGRDATTLYLMAKATAGLDRKDAAIALLRRAVAADAALTAAWTELGALLEEKGDLAGAEDCYRKMLAQDEDSPEVRAKLARVLIRQKKPDRAVKYLEEGPPDKARLLDAMSALLEAGYVKQARQVLARLAAAIPDSPDLPFYQAVIAYEGEKKPKEALAILAKVPPENPNFDKALSFRIQLTSEMGDLSGAQALAAEARKRFPDRKEFPALEAALLDKRGETAKASAILKDAVAAWPDDMDLLYRYGVSLEKLKRRDEAKAVMENIVAKDPTNPDALNYLGYSLTEEGKDLEKALGMIRTALAKEPDNPFFLDSLAWTLHKLGRNAEALAAIERAIGHNVKDAVIWEHYGDITAAAGRKAEAQKAYRTALELGSDNPGDVKKKLGAL from the coding sequence ATGCCCGAACTGACCAAACGCGCCATAACCGGGCGCCTGCCTTTGCTGCTGGTGCTGGCGCTTTTGCCGTGCCTGCTGTCCAACTCCTGCGCCTCCAGCCGGCCGGCCCGGCTGGCCTACGCCGGCAAGGCCCTCTCGCCCCAGGCCGAGGGCGCCTACCAGTTCCTGGTCTACCAGGACCTCCTGCGTCAGGGCAAAAAGGACGAGGCCGCCCAGGTCCTGGCCGGGCTCAACCAGTCCCAGCCCTCGCCGGAGACGGCCGTGGAGCTGGCCAACCTGCTGTGGGGCCAAAACGAGCGGGAAGCCGCCACCCGAACCCTGGAGACGGCCGCGGCCGCCTTTCCCGATTCCCGCCAACTGGTCCTGTACCTGGCCAGCGCCTACCAGATGCGCCGCCTGCCCGACGCGGCCGTGGCCGCCCTGGAACGCTTCGTCACGGGCCATCCGGGCGACGCCCAGGCCCTGCGGGAGCTGGCCTCGCTGCTGGAGGAATCCGGCCGCCACCAGGAGGCCCTGGACGCCCTGTCGCGCATCCCCGAGGACGGCCGCGACGCCACCACGCTCTACCTCATGGCCAAGGCCACGGCGGGGCTTGACCGCAAGGACGCGGCCATCGCGCTCCTGCGCCGGGCCGTGGCCGCCGATGCGGCCCTGACCGCCGCCTGGACCGAGCTGGGAGCGCTTTTGGAGGAAAAGGGCGATCTGGCCGGGGCCGAGGACTGCTACCGCAAGATGCTCGCCCAGGACGAGGACTCGCCCGAGGTCCGGGCCAAGCTCGCCCGCGTGCTCATCCGCCAGAAAAAACCCGACCGGGCCGTCAAGTACCTGGAGGAGGGGCCGCCGGACAAGGCCCGGCTCCTGGACGCCATGTCGGCGCTGCTCGAAGCCGGCTACGTCAAGCAGGCCCGCCAGGTGCTGGCGCGGCTGGCCGCCGCCATCCCCGACAGCCCGGACCTGCCCTTCTATCAGGCGGTCATCGCCTACGAGGGCGAGAAAAAGCCCAAGGAGGCCCTGGCCATCCTGGCCAAGGTGCCGCCGGAAAACCCCAATTTCGACAAGGCCCTGTCCTTTCGCATCCAGCTGACCTCGGAAATGGGCGACCTCTCCGGCGCCCAGGCCCTGGCCGCCGAGGCCCGCAAGCGCTTTCCCGACCGCAAGGAATTCCCGGCCCTGGAAGCCGCCCTCCTCGACAAGCGCGGCGAAACGGCCAAGGCCTCGGCCATCCTCAAGGACGCCGTGGCCGCCTGGCCCGACGACATGGACCTGCTCTACCGCTACGGCGTGTCCCTGGAAAAGCTCAAGCGCCGCGACGAGGCCAAGGCCGTGATGGAAAACATCGTGGCCAAGGACCCGACCAACCCCGACGCCCTCAACTACCTCGGCTATTCCCTGACCGAGGAGGGCAAGGACCTGGAGAAGGCCCTGGGCATGATCCGCACCGCCCTGGCCAAGGAGCCCGACAATCCCTTCTTCCTGGACTCCCTGGCCTGGACGCTCCACAAACTCGGCCGCAACGCCGAAGCCCTGGCCGCCATCGAGCGGGCCATCGGCCACAATGTCAAGGACGCCGTCATCTGGGAGCACTACGGCGACATCACCGCCGCCGCCGGCCGCAAGGCCGAGGCGCAAAAAGCCTACCGCACCGCCCTGGAGCTCGGCTCGGACAATCCCGGGGACGTGAAGAAAAAACTGGGAGCCCTGTAA